In Gossypium arboreum isolate Shixiya-1 chromosome 5, ASM2569848v2, whole genome shotgun sequence, a single genomic region encodes these proteins:
- the LOC108453378 gene encoding transcription initiation factor IIA subunit 2, with translation MATFELYRRSTIGMCLTEALDEMVSNGTLSPELAIQVLVQFDKSMTEALESQVKSKVTIKGHLHTYRFCDNVWTFILQDALFKKEDSQETVGRVKIVACDSKLLLQ, from the exons ATGGCGACATTTGAGCTTTACCGGAGGTCAACGATCGGAATGTGCTTGACGGAGGCGTTAGATGAGATGGTTTCAAACGGTACTCTCAGCCCCGAGCTCGCTATTCAGGTTCTCGTCCAGTTCGATAAG TCTATGACCGAAGCACTGGAAAGTCAGGTGAAGAGCAAGGTTACCATTAAG GGACATCTACACACATATAGATTCTGCGACAATGTATGGACCTTCATTTTACAGGATGCTTTGTTTAAGAAAGAGGATTCTCAGGAAACTGTCGGTCGGGTGAAAATAGTAGCATGTGATTCAAAGCTACTCTTACAATGA
- the LOC108453380 gene encoding uncharacterized protein LOC108453380: protein MEEMKYSPLSSTSTTTTTADGNREQGASTMLSRIKKDCFAFGVSLQEGFRYVKATLVGLAKKLKARDEQEAAIADLQAQKMQVKAADDAEDTKKKKYKST from the exons ATGGAGGAGATGAAGTACTCGCCACTGTCAAGCACTTCGACAACCACCACTACTGCCGACGGCAACAGAGAGCAAGGGGCGTCTACGATGTTGTCGCGAATCAAGAAAGATTGCTTTGCTTTTGGAGTTTCATTGCAAGAGGGATTTCGATACGTTAAAGCAACCTTAGTTGGTCTG GCAAAAAAGCTGAAAGCAAGAGATGAGCAGGAAGCGGCAATAGCTGATTTACAAGCTCAAAAAATGCAGGTTAAAGCAGCTGATGATGCTGAAGAtaccaagaaaaaaaaatacaaatccaCGTAA
- the LOC108453381 gene encoding probable rhamnogalacturonate lyase B, whose product MSSPGVQLYIQDHYVVMDNGIIQVTISSPDGIVTGIQYNGIDNLLEVEDEEVHRGYWDLVWSKTGSTGTTGTFDVFKGTSFKVVVETEDQVEVSFTRTWDISLEGGVVPLNLDKRFIMLRNSPGFYSYAVFEHLEEWPPFNLPQVRIVFKLRKDKFHYMAVADNRQRFMPLPEDRLLDRGQPLATPEAVLLVNPVEPEFKGEVDDKYQYSSENKDLKVHGWISLNPPVGFWQITPSSEFRSGGPIKQNLTSHVGPYCLAMFLSAHYAGEDLVLKLNPGEPWKKVFGPVFLYLNSVSSEDNAFSLWEDAKNQMRRETQNWPYSFPASEDFPKPDQRGKVCGRLEVQDRYISYEPIPANGAYIGLAPLGDVGSWQRECKGYQFWTKADEDGNFTIDNIRTGEYNIYAWVPGFIGDYKYDVVVNITEGCDINMGDLIYEPLRNGPTLWEIGIPDRTAAEFYIPDPDLKYINKLYVNHPDRYRQYGLWERYADLYPDGDLVFTVGISDYKNDWFFAQVNRKKEDGTYEGTTWQIKFMLRDVDHTGTYTLRLALATAHLAELQVRVNDPKSDPPLFTTGEIGHDNTIARHGIHGLYRLYNIDVAGVELVEGENIIFLTQAMNTDPLQGIMYDYIRLECPPSTSS is encoded by the exons ATGTCATCACCAGGGGTGCAGCTGTATATTCAAGATCACTac GTGGTGATGGATAATGGAATAATACAAGTGACGATATCGAGTCCTGATGGAATTGTCACCGGGATACAGTATAATGGCATCGACAACTTGCTTGAAGTTGAGGATGAGGAAGTTCATAGAGG GTATTGGGATCTAGTTTGGAGTAAAACAGGAAGTACAGGGACAACAGGAACATTCGATGT GTTTAAAGGAACAAGTTTTAAGGTTGTAGTAGAAACCGAGGATCAAGTTGAGGTCTCATTCACTAGAACGTGGGATATCTCTCTCGAGGGCGGTGTTGTGCCTTTGAATTTAGACAAACG GTTCATAATGCTTCGAAATTCGCCGGGATTCTACTCGTACGCAGTTTTCGAACACTTAGAGGAATGGCCTCCGTTCAATCTTCCGCAAGTCAGAATTGTATTCAAGCTCAGAAAAGACAA ATTTCATTACATGGCCGTAGCAGACAACAGGCAAAGATTCATGCCCCTGCCGGAAGACCGGTTACTAGACAGAGGTCAACCTCTGGCAACCCCGGAAGCTGTCCTGCTTGTCAATCCGGTGGAGCCGGAGTTCAAGGGAGAG GTTGACGACAAATACCAATATTCATCTGAGAACAAAGATCTAAAAGTTCATGGGTGGATATCATTGAACCCCCCTGTGGGATTTTGGCAAATTACTCCCAGCAGTGAATTCAGGTCTGGTGGACCTATCAAACAGAACCTGACATCCCATGTTGGTCCCTATTGTCTTGCA ATGTTTCTCAGTGCTCACTATGCTGGAGAAGATTTAGTGCTGAAGCTCAATCCAGGAgagccatggaaaaaggtttttgGACCAGTTTTCTTGTATCTGAACTCTGTCTCAAGTGAAGACAATGCCTTTTCCCTTTGGGAAGATGCTAAAAACCAG ATGCGAAGGGAAACCCAGAACTGGCCCTACAGTTTTCCAGCATCAGAGGATTTTCCAAAGCCAGATCAACGGGGTAAAGTATGCGGCAGATTAGAAGTTCAAGACAG GTATATTAGCTATGAACCCATCCCAGCAAATGGTGCTTATATAGGCTTGGCACCACTGGGCGATGTCGGCTCGTGGCAAAGAGAATGCAAG GGTTATCAGTTCTGGACCAAAGCAGATGAAGATGGCAACTTCACAATTGATAATATAAGGACTGGGGAATACAATATTTATGCATGGGTCCCTGGTTTTATTGGAGATTATAAATATGATGTTGTGGTTAACATTACAGAAG GCTGTGACATTAACATGGGTGATCTGATATATGAGCCTCTGAGAAACGGTCCTACGTTATGGGAAATAGGCATCCCGGACCGTACGGCAGCCGAGTTTTACATTCCGGATCCTGATCTCAAGTACATTAATAAACTTTATGTCAACCATCCTGACAG GTATAGACAGTATGGGTTGTGGGAAAGATATGCTGATCTTTATCCAGATGGAGACTTGGTTTTCACAGTTGGAATCAGTGACTACAAAAATGATTGGTTCTTTGCCCAAGTTAACAG GAAGAAAGAAGATGGTACATATGAAGGAACTACATGGCAGATCAAGTTCATGCTCAGAGATGTTGATCATACCGGAACTTATACATTGCGGCTGGCCCTAGCAACTGCTCATCTTGCTGAATTGCAG GTTCGGGTCAACGATCCGAAATCAGACCCTCCTCTGTTTACAACTGGAGAAATCGGGCATGACAACACAATTGCAAGGCATGGAATTCATGGTCTCTACCGACTTTACAACATAGATGTGGCTGGAGTTGAGCTTGTTGAAGGGGAAAATATCATTTTTCTCACACAAGCAATGAACACTGACCCTCTTCAGGGGATCATGTATGACTATATAAGGCTTGAATGTCCCCCTTCAACTTCCAGCTAA
- the LOC108453377 gene encoding alpha-glucan water dikinase 2, which produces MAASGSVQVPRALHFQLIDGMQLQINVSGCSNKRNARVEFQLKNCTRTWILHWGFLYLGNRNWYIPSGEDSSGAKTYKQGALQTPFVKNGDIYVVTIELRDPKIHAIEFLLKDGSQDRWLKLNHGNFRVEVPEYDASNPLPSIPKELIDRKAYLIWESRGRPQSSPEQQKQDYADALTELQKQLRKGISLNELQSSYMNARTKIKAQDDVQPSRPVTPSSYLRRHDVEKWLQRQSKGPNETKAGQSSLALMDLVEKSAGGNNVVSKQNYIVGIYEIVVLSKVLSGDYHIFVALNVRGTAILHWGVSKSSASEWLAPPSDMLPEKSKMVVGACQTYFTEKTVGGRPFQLVDVNLQKRNIVGIQFVIWCGGSWIKNNGGNFFVALQRVLPIRKVNGYSNGIVKWLLDEISQREKEAERSLMHRFNIAMELTERCKAEGELGLVGILVWMRLMRCRHLTWNKNYNVKPREISEAQDRFTNLLQRIYLNQPNDREIVRLILSFVGRGGQGDVGQRIRDEILMVQRNNDCKGGMMEEWHQKLHNNSSPDDVVICEALLNYLRAGFKLDVYWKTLHAHGLTKEKLASYDRPIVSEPCFRMGAKEGLIRDLTMYLKTLKAVHSGVELESAIDSCLAPSLNNQGFATADRVNVYGGLSLKLQDCLNFVKTHIGDERIGPLMEKLLESRIEIRPLLLTPHRLAKELLFLDLALASAVRTTMERGLKDLNFANPPEIMFFISLVLESLCLSTVKNEDLIYCTKDWYRASESHKSGDAQWALQTKAILDRLQIILSDRAVDLQIKIQPSAEYLGKLLGIGKTTIDTFSEELIRAGSAAVLSMLITRFDPVLRKVANLGCWQVISPVEVSGFVSSVNELITVQNKVYRKPTIIIVTRVTGEEEIPDGVVAVLTSDAPDVLSHVSIRARNSKICFATCFDQNTFRNLKSKEGRAVSIQLKSSNLIVSDIGGSILPLSSLVPSISRRVTLKRKIFCGRYALSLEEFTTETVGAKSCNIKFLRGKVPSWIRIPMSVAIPFGAFETVLSLDVNKDISTKIMFLRKLVNGGDVSKIQEIKGAILQMSIPVSLTTELTSKMKSARMPWPDKGGDDQWNRAWQAIKKVWASKWNERAYISCKKAKLNHEDLRMAVLIQEVICGDYAFVIHTKNPLSGDTSEIYAEIVKGLGETLVGAYPGRAMSFIAKKNNLKSPIVTCYASKKIGLYCKPTIIFRSDSNGEDLEGYAGAGLYDSVLMDEEESMVLDYSNDPMMVNKAFQTSILSKVAEAGKIIETLYGCPQDIEGVVKDGMIYVVQARPQV; this is translated from the exons ATGGCGGCCTCCGGTAGTGTACAGGTTCCTCGTGCTCTTCATTTTCAGCTCATTGATGGGATGCAACTTCAG ATTAATGTCTCTGGATGTTCAAATAAGCGCAATGCAAGAGTTGAATTTCAGCTTAAAAACTGCACAAGAACTTGGATTCTTCACTGGGGTTTTCTTTACCTTGGGAACCG GAACTGGTATATCCCCAGTGGTGAAGACTCATCAGGGGCAAAAACTTACAAGCAAGGTGCACTGCAGACACCATTTGTGAAG AATGGAGACATATATGTAGTAACTATTGAGTTGAGAGACCCCAAGATACATGCTATTGAATTTTTGTTGAAGGATGGAAGTCAAGACCgatg GTTGAAACTAAATCACGGGAATTTCAGAGTTGAGGTTCCGGAATATGATGCAAGTAATCCACTTCCATCTATACCGAAAGAACTAATAGATCGGAAGGCATATCTAATCTGGGAAAGTAGAGGTAGACCCCAAAGCTCGCCAGAACAGCAAAAG CAAGATTATGCGGATGCTTTAACAGAGCTGCAAAAGCAGCTGCGCAAGGGAATATCCTTGAACGAGTTACAGAGCAGCTACATGAATGcaagaacaaaaataaaagccCAGGATGATGTACAGCCATCTAGGCCTGTAACACCATCATCTTACCTTAGAAGACATGATGTTGAAAAGTGGTTGCAAAGGCAGTCTAAGGGGCCAAACGAGACCAAGGCTGGTCAGTCTTCTTTGGCTTTGATGGATCTTGTGGAGAAATCAGCTGGAGGAAATAACGTGGTCTCAAAGCAAAATTATATTGTTGGCATCTACGAAATAGTG GTCCTTTCTAAAGTTTTAAGTGGTGATTATCACATATTTGTTGCTTTGAACGTGAGAGGCACTGCAATTCTTCACTGGGGAGTGTCAAAGTCATCAGCTAGTGAATGGCTG GCTCCTCCATCAGATATGTTGcctgaaaagtcaaaaatggttGTCGGAGCATGTCAGACTTATTTTACAGAAAAAACAGTAGGGGGAAGACCCTTCCAG TTGGTAGATGTTAATTTGCAGAAGAGGAATATTGTCGGTATTCAATTTGTAATATGGTGCGGCGGGTCTTGGATTAAAAACAATGGGGGTAACTTCTTTGTAGCCCTACAACGTGTGCTGCCAATTCGGAAG GTTAACGGATACAGTAATGGAATTGTCAAATGGTTGCTTGATGAAATATCCCAAAGAGAAAAGGAGGCTGAGAGATCCCTAATGCATAG GTTCAATATTGCAATGGAGTTGACAGAACGCTGTAAAGCTGAAGGAGAATTAGGGCTTGTTGGTATATTAGTCTGGATGAGGCTTATGAGATGCAGACATCTTACATGGAACAAGAACTACAATGTGAAACCACG CGAAATTAGTGAAGCTCAGGACAGATTCACCAATTTACTGCAAAGAATATATTTGAACCAGCCAAATGACAGAGAAATTGTGAGGCTAATATTGTCATTTGTTGGCCGTGGAGGTCAAGGTGATGTTGGGCAGAGAATTCGTGATGAAATACTAATGGTTCAG AGAAATAATGATTGCAAAGGGGGCATGATGGAGGAATGGCACCAAAAATTGCACAATAATAGTAGCCCAGATGATGTGGTTATTTGTGAG GCACTATTAAACTATTTGAGAGCTGGTTTTAAACTTGATGTTTATTGGAAAACATTGCATGCCCATGGTCTCACAAAGGAAAAACTTGCAAGTTATGACCGTCCGATTGTGTCAGAGCCTTGTTTCAGGATGGGTGCAAAAGAAGGTCTTATTCGTGACCTCACTATGTACTTGAAGACGTTGAAG GCTGTTCATTCAGGTGTAGAACTTGAATCTGCAATTGATAGTTGTTTGGCTCCCTCGTTAAAC AATCAAGGTTTTGCAACAGCAGATAGAGTTAATGTGTATGGTGGTTTATCACTAAAGCTACAG GACtgcctaaactttgtcaaaactCATATTGGTGATGAGCGCATTGGCCCTTTAATGGAG AAATTACTGGAATCTCGCATTGAGATCCGCCCTCTTCTGCTAACACCTCATAGATTGGCTAAAGAGCTGCTATTCCTTGATCTCGCTTTGGCTTCAGCTGTTAGAACAACCATGGAAAGGGGACTTAAAGATCTTAACTTTGCAAACCCGCCA GAAATTATGTTCTTCATTTCCTTGGTGCTTGAAAGTTTGTGCCTGTCCACAGTCAAGAATGAAGATCTCATTTACTGTACTAAG GACTGGTATCGTGCCTCTGAATCACACAAATCCGGTGATGCCCAGTGGGCATTACAAACAAAGGCTATTCTTGATCGACTGCAAATAATACTTTCTGACAGGGCTGTTGATCTCCAGATTAAGATCCAGCCTAGTGCTGAATATCTTGGGAAATTGCTTGGCATTGGGAAAACAACG ATTGATACATTTTCCGAAGAATTAATAAGAGCAGGATCTGCAGCTGTTCTTTCTATGCTCATTACTCGTTTTGACCCCGTTCTTAGAAAAGTTGCAAATTTAGGATG TTGGCAGGTTATCAGTCCAGTTGAAGTTAGTGGATTTGTATCTTCAGTGAACGAGCTTATTACTGTTCAGAACAAAGTTTACCGAAAGCCAACAATTATTATTGTGACTAGAGTAACAGGAGAGGAGGAGATTCCAGACGGAGTTGTTGCAGTTTTAACATCTGATGCGCCAGATGTCCTGTCTCATGTCTCTATTAGAGCAAGAAATAGTAAG ATATGCTTCGCCACATGCTTTGATCAAAATACTTTCAGGAATCTCAAGTCAAAGGAAGGACGTGCGGTATCTATACAACTGAAGTCCTCAAATTTGATAGTCAG TGACATCGGTGGTTCTATCTTACCTTTAAGTTCCCTTGTTCCCTCAATTTCTCGACGAGTGACCCTTAAAAGAAAGATCTTCTGTGGGAGATATGCTCTTTCACTCGAAGAATTCACCACTGAAACA GTTGGCGCCAAATCttgtaatataaaatttttaagagGAAAGGTGCCATCATGGATCAGGATCCCAATGTCAGTTGCAATACCATTTGGAGCATTTGAGACTGTGCTATCACTAGATGTTAATaag GATATATCGACCAAGATTATGTTTCTTCGCAAATTAGTAAATGGTGGCGATGTTTCcaaaattcaagaaataaaagGAGCTATTCTACAAATGAGTATTCCTGTGTCTTTG ACCACAGAACTTACGAGCAAAATGAAAAGTGCTAGAATGCCATGGCCTGATAAAGGGGGTGATGACCAATGGAACCGAGCTTGGCAAGCAATAAAGAAG GTTTGGGCTTCCAAGTGGAATGAAAGAGCATATATTAGTTGTAAGAAAGCTAAACTTAATCATGAGGATCTTCGCATGGCAGTACTGATTCAAGAAGTCATTTGTGGCGATTATGCTTTTGTTATTCATACAAAAAACCCATTATCAGGGGACACCTCAGAAATATATGCAGAG ATTGTGAAAGGCTTGGGAGAGACATTGGTGGGTGCATATCCCGGCCGCGCTATGAGCTTCATTGCGAAAAAGAACAACCTAAAATCTCCTATT GTTACTTGTTATGCAAGCAAGAAAATAGGGCTCTACTGTAAGCCGACTATCATCTTTCGTTCCGACTCAAATGGTGAAGATCTCGAGGGATACGCAGGGGCTGGACTTTATGACAG TGTACTTATGGATGAAGAAGAAAGCATGGTTTTGGATTATTCCAATGATCCAATGATGGTTAACAAAGCATTCCAGACCTCAATCTTGTCAAAAGTTGCAGAGGCAGGGAAAATAATAGAAACCCTGTATGGATGTCCACAGGATATTGAAGGAGTAGTGAAAGATGGGATGATATATGTTGTTCAGGCAAGACCACAAGTCTGA